The following proteins are co-located in the Acipenser ruthenus chromosome 35, fAciRut3.2 maternal haplotype, whole genome shotgun sequence genome:
- the hormad1 gene encoding HORMA domain-containing protein 1 yields the protein MATAQLQKNTLGTTVFPNKVTTESQSLVLVKRLLAVAVSCITYLRGMFPEKAYGNKYIEDLCVKILKEDKSCPGSTQIVKWMFGCYDALQKKYLRMVALSVYTDPEDPQTVTECYQFKFKYTKDGPVMDFESSNKKTDSKVSCADTRKASVLLVRKLYVLMQNLGPLPSDIFLNMKLFYYDEVTPSDYQPPGFKEGDTDSMMFEGEPVHLTVGEVATPFHSLKVKVTTESDRMEQVDQGLMCTDKTKQSLQLDDTEEGGMQDSSMNIIQESTMKEARAVDDNVNSIEREDSEIVLTCQEAMKTADEGSCLSDSRSQMDQLLSQTSDLTVAGSRRTRSGRGIAPSVVDGGELCRTSPKTGRKRGLAERNKPVSQFEIPCSQEDVPAPKRRKFSEPKERF from the exons GGCACAACTGTGTTTCCAAATAAAGTCACCACAGAGAGTCAGTCTCTAGTCCTGGTGAAAAGGCTTCTGGCTGTGGCCGTGTCCTGCATCACTTACCTCAGGGGGATGTTTCCTGAGAAAGCCTACGGGAACAAATACATAGAAG ATCTCTGTGTTAAAATCCTCAAAGAAGATAAGAGCTGCCCGGGGTCGACGCAGATTGTGAAATG GATGTTTGGGTGCTACGATGCTCTGCAGAAGAAGTAT TTGCGTATGGTTGCCCTGTCA gtTTACACTGATCCAGAAGaccctcag ACTGTCACAGAGTGCTAtcagtttaaattcaaatacaccAAGGATGGACCCGTTATGGATTTTGAAAG CAGCAATAAGAAAACAGACAGCAAAGTCTCGTGTGCGGACACAAGGAAAGCCAGCGTGCTTCTAGTGCGTAAGCTGTATGTCCTGATGCAGAACCTGGGCCCATTACCAAGTGACATCTTCTTGAACATGAAACTCTTCTACTATGACGAAG TGACTCCCTCAGACTACCAGCCCCCGGGGTTCAAGGAGGGAGACACCGACAGCATGATGTTCGAGGGGGAACCAGTGCACCTGACCGTGGGGGAGGTAGCCACGCCTTTCCACAGCCTGAAGGTGAAGGTGACCACGGAGAGCGACCGCATGGAGCAGGTGGACCAGGGGCTGATGTGCACAGACAAGACCAAGCAGAGCCTGCAGCTGGACGACACAGAGGAGGGGGGAATGCAGGACAGCAGCATGAACATCATACAG GAAAGCACAATGAAGGAGGCCAGGGCAGTGGATGACAATGTGAACAGCATCGAAAGGGAGGACTCAG AAATTGTGCTGACCTGTCAGGAGGCTATGAAGACTGCTGATGAAGGATCCTGCCTGAGTGATTCTCGTTCCCAG ATGGATCAGCTGCTCAGCCAGACCTCAGACTTGACTGTGGCAGGCAGCAGAAGGACCAGGAGTGGGAGAGGAATAGCGCCCTCTGTT GTGGACGGGGGAGAGCTGTGCAGGACATCTCCCAAAACGGGCAGAAAGAGGGGACTGGCTGAGAGGAACAAGCCT